The genomic stretch CTGCCGCGTCTACAACAAGGCGCTGCCGCAGATCACCAACCCCGCGTTGCACGACGACGCACAGGGGTTCCTCAGGCAGGAAGCGGTGCATTCGCGCTCGCACGGCGGCGTGCTCACGCACTACTACAAGGCCCACGGCATCGACACGCAGCCCTTCACCAGGAAACTCGACTGGTTGTTCGGCAAGCTGCTCGGCGAACAACCGCTTGGGCTGAAGATCGGTAAAACGCGCTTCTGGCTGCGCCAGCAGCTCGGCATCATCGCCGCGCTGGAACACTTTTTCGGTTACCTCGGCAATTGGGTGCTCAATGCCGACGGGCTCGATGCCGCCCATGCCGACCCCACCATGCTCGACCTGCTGCGTTGGCACGGTGCCGAAGAAGTGGAGCATCGCACCGTGGCTTTCGACATCTTCCGGCATATGGGCGGCACCTACTTCGAACGCTGCTTCCACATGCTGTCGACCATCGTGCTTCTGCTGTACTTTCTCACGCACGGTGCACGCTTCATGCATCGGCGCGATCCCGACGCCGGTGCGTACCGAGGCTTTATCCTCGCGTGGCGCGCCGGGGCGCGGCGCGGTTGTCTGCCGTCGTTCTGGAAAATGATCGCCGCAGCGCTACGCTATTTCAATCCGCGCTACACGCCGCATCACGAAGGCTCCACCGAGCAGGCGCTCGCCTACCTTGCAACCTCGCCCGCTGCGCAGGCCGCGGCGCACGGCGGCAACTGGGTGCGCGACGCGAATTGATACGGCGAGACGCTCGCCGAAACCGGAACTGTCTGGCATGATTCAGGGCGCCTTCGCGCGGCCAATCTTCGTCCGACACACACTGCACTTCATGCTTCGATTCGAGAATCTTTGCAAACGCTACGGCGAGCGCATCATTTTTCAGGGACTGCGTTACAGCACCGGCGCAGGATGCGTGGCGCTCAACGATGAAACCGGCAGCGGCAAGTCCACCTTGCTCGGCATCCTCGCCGGTACGATCGAGGCCGATGAAGGCGAGGTGTGGCTCGATGGGCATTCGCAGCGCACCGCGCCGCTCGAGGCAAAATCGACAGTCGCGTATATCCCCGACGATTGCATGGCGTATCCGCTTCAAACCGGTCGCGAGTTTCTCGAACAGGTAGCATCAACCAGAAAGACGGCAGTCGACAGTGGCACGCTCGACCTCGCGCACCGCTTCGGGCTCACGCCGCATCTCGAGAAACGCTTCGAGCAAATGTCGTTTGGCACCCGCAAGAAGATGTTCCTGACAGCGATCGCGCTGGGCAAACCCACCGTCATCATCGCGGATGAGCCGGCTGGCGGGCTCGACGCCGCTGCACGCGCTGTACTGATCGATTGGTTCAACACGTTGGCCGAAGACCGCACGGTCTTTTTCTCGAGCTACGACATGGCGCTGACGCAAGCCTGCAACGCGAAAATGATCGGTTTCGCCGATCTTGGCATGCGCGTCCAATAAGCTACCGCGAGGCGCCCGCGAGCCTACCGCGCGCCGCCGTCCTGGGTCATGACCAGCGCGAGCGATGCGGAAAGAATCGATTTCGCCAGCTTGTCATCGTCCACTGCGCGCGCAAGCGTAATGGCCCCCACAATGGTCGCGACAATGCCCAACGCTGGCTTTTCGCTGTCAGTGGATGCGGCTTGTGCTATTTGCGACGCCAGTTTGCGCACGTACTCCGTGAGTTGTTCCCTGACGTCCGGATTCGCATGGCGCGCCTCTCCGGCGAGTGCGCACAACGCACATCCTTTGCCGGGATTCTTCATGTGACGCTCATTGAGAAACGCCTCGGCGATGGACTGCAGAGGCGTTTCCCCACGCTTTCCCGAACCGGCTGAGAGAGACGCAATGCGCTTCTCGCTCTGACTGATCGCGTGCTCGAGCGCTTCCAGAATCAACGCATCACGCGACGAAAAATGACCATAGAACGCGCCGTGCGTGAGCCCCGCGCTGCGCATGCAGTCGGCGACGCCGAGCGCCTCGATACCGTGTTCGCGAATCTGCCGTGACGCGTTCTCCAGAACCCGCTGCCTGCTCTCGGCCTTTTGTGCCTGCGAATAACCC from Paraburkholderia sp. IMGN_8 encodes the following:
- a CDS encoding metal-dependent hydrolase — translated: MTEEQTPYKIKARHVKFDWSRTPIQWIPGDPSSTHVINVLNLLFPAGELWFCRVYNKALPQITNPALHDDAQGFLRQEAVHSRSHGGVLTHYYKAHGIDTQPFTRKLDWLFGKLLGEQPLGLKIGKTRFWLRQQLGIIAALEHFFGYLGNWVLNADGLDAAHADPTMLDLLRWHGAEEVEHRTVAFDIFRHMGGTYFERCFHMLSTIVLLLYFLTHGARFMHRRDPDAGAYRGFILAWRAGARRGCLPSFWKMIAAALRYFNPRYTPHHEGSTEQALAYLATSPAAQAAAHGGNWVRDAN
- a CDS encoding ATP-binding cassette domain-containing protein: MLRFENLCKRYGERIIFQGLRYSTGAGCVALNDETGSGKSTLLGILAGTIEADEGEVWLDGHSQRTAPLEAKSTVAYIPDDCMAYPLQTGREFLEQVASTRKTAVDSGTLDLAHRFGLTPHLEKRFEQMSFGTRKKMFLTAIALGKPTVIIADEPAGGLDAAARAVLIDWFNTLAEDRTVFFSSYDMALTQACNAKMIGFADLGMRVQ
- a CDS encoding TetR/AcrR family transcriptional regulator, yielding MGYSQAQKAESRQRVLENASRQIREHGIEALGVADCMRSAGLTHGAFYGHFSSRDALILEALEHAISQSEKRIASLSAGSGKRGETPLQSIAEAFLNERHMKNPGKGCALCALAGEARHANPDVREQLTEYVRKLASQIAQAASTDSEKPALGIVATIVGAITLARAVDDDKLAKSILSASLALVMTQDGGAR